One region of Baekduia soli genomic DNA includes:
- a CDS encoding DNA glycosylase family protein, translating to MDPATLAMPRTRRQALAGLAGALAGDGAPVLEPGADRDATRAALLALPGIGPWTADYVLMRALGDPDVLLAGDLGVRQALARLGAEPAPTAWAPWRSYATQHLWQLLADVAAAGLTPPAARRARPARASPRP from the coding sequence GTGGACCCCGCGACGCTGGCCATGCCCCGGACCCGCCGGCAGGCCCTGGCCGGGCTGGCGGGCGCCCTGGCCGGAGACGGAGCGCCCGTCCTGGAGCCCGGCGCCGACCGCGACGCCACCCGCGCGGCGCTGCTGGCCCTGCCGGGCATCGGGCCGTGGACGGCCGACTACGTCCTCATGCGCGCCCTCGGCGACCCCGACGTCCTGCTGGCCGGCGACCTCGGCGTGCGCCAGGCGCTCGCCCGGCTGGGCGCCGAGCCGGCGCCCACCGCCTGGGCGCCGTGGCGATCCTACGCCACGCAGCACCTCTGGCAGCTGCTCGCCGACGTCGCGGCGGCCGGCCTCACGCCGCCAGCGGCGCGGCGGGCTCGGCCAGCGCGGGCGAGTCCTCGCCCGTGA